One part of the Odontesthes bonariensis isolate fOdoBon6 chromosome 13, fOdoBon6.hap1, whole genome shotgun sequence genome encodes these proteins:
- the aurkb gene encoding aurora kinase B isoform X1 encodes MDEFKACNLDYFPENILIDVLSYLSVRELVRAGRVCKRWKRLIKDQRLWRTVDLTAWKGVTSRILWVLLRQYLGCGLRCLRLRGLLLSARGGTFLSESWLKHLSTKCPRLSKLYLLHADLRGLPNCQILPPSLRVLELRGCELPRSFFSQSLSSSHPSHERAEATSSVGVPQQGKDQKGKGLGSPSGTGIERLVLNNVPSFTDQHLQSLTSWERLCRLELRDAFRVTANGLRSCAAKDGLSGLEGLSKLKFLEIGITGRQGYQLQMASLGLGAGWLGLEELSLGGKEVGPGLLCASRLKDLKRLCLWACTLSELQIVRGCRMLRGLRQLEFLDVIFQPRQSPPVEEGEGDGAEQQDGEEGEAPEAEGNDENRTVDTNDPFPSLRRSLAVLLPSCILVFTNCSIQINAD; translated from the exons ATGGATGAATTTAAAGCCTGTAACCTGGACTACTTTCCCGAAAACATTTTAATAGATGTGTTGTCGTATTTGAGCGTAAGAGAGCTTGTCAGAGCTGGGAG AGTGTGTAAGAGATGGAAGCGCCTTATTAAAGACCAAAGACTCTGGAGAACAGTCGATCTGACCGCATGGAAAGGG GTGACATCCCGCATCCTTTGGGTCCTGCTGCGTCAGTACTTGGGTTGCGGACTAAGGTGCCTTCGCTTGCGTGGTTTGCTGCTCTCTGCCAGAGGCGGCACCTTTCTCTCTGAGTCTTGGCTCAAACATTTGTCCACAAAATGTCCGCGCCTGAGTAAGCTCTATCTTCTGCATGCAGACCTGAGAGGCCTACCCAACTGCCAGATCCTGCCTCCATCTTTGCGGGTGCTGGAGCTGCGTGGTTGTGAGTTGCCGCGTAGTTTTTTCAGCCAGAGCCTGTCTTCTTCTCATCCTTCTCATGAAAGAGCAGAAGCCACTTCTAGTGTTGGTGTGCCACAGCAAGGAAAGGATCAGAAAGGAAAAGGACTTGGCTCTCCTTCAGGCACTGGTATTGAGAGGTTAGTCCTCAACAATGTGCCGTCTTTCACAGACCAGCACCTGCAGAGTCTGACATCATGGGAGAGGCTCTGTCGTTTGGAGCTACGTGACGCCTTTCGTGTAACAGCAAACGGGCTTAGAAGCTGCGCTGCCAAAGATGGTCTCTCTGGTTTGGAAGGGCTTTCGAAGCTCAAGTTTCTGGAAATAGGCATTACAGGACGGCAAGGCTACCAGTTACAGATGGCTTCCCTTGGTCTGGGGGCAGGATGGCTTGGCCTAGAGGAGCTGAGTCTTGGTGGTAAGGAGGTGGGGCCGGGCTTGCTCTGCGCCAGCCGGCTGAAGGATCTGAAACGTCTGTGCCTGTGGGCATGCACGCTCAGCGAATTGCAGATAGTGCGGGGCTGCAGGATGCTCCGTGGACTCCGCCAGTTGGAGTTTTTGGACGTGATCTTCCAGCCGCGGCAGAGTCCACCAGTGGAAGAGGGGGAGGGAGATGGTGCAGAACAACAGGATGGAGAGGAAGGTGAAGCTCCAGAAGCAGAGGGTAATGATGAGAACAGGACAGTGGATACGAATGATCCTTTTCCAAGTCTGCGTCGGTCACTGGCTGTCCTGCTACCGTCCTGCATTCTGGTTTTCACTAATTGCTCAATTCAGATTAATGCAGACTAA
- the aurkb gene encoding aurora kinase B isoform X3, with protein sequence MQNKENYEPRGLQRSFATPSTVAGPQRVLVKPRVETIKNTVTGPGRECVSSSSSSPPKKISIEDFDIGRPLGKGKFGNVYLARVKKLQAIVALKVLFKSQMEKEGVEHQLRREIEIQAHLKHPNILRFYNYFHDRTRVFLVLEYAPRGEMYKELQKYGRFDDQRTATYMEEISDALLYCHEKKVIHRDIKPENLLLGYRGELKIADFGWSVHAPSLRRRTMCGTLDYLPPEMIEGHTHSEKVDLWCIGVLCYECLVGNPPFETASHTETYKRIMKVDLNFPKVVSDGARDLISKLLRHNPIDRLSLQNVIDHQWVRANSHRLLPPTCPTKKS encoded by the exons ATGCAG aaTAAGGAAAATTATGAGCCCAGGGGTCTCCAAAGATCG TTTGCAACCCCGAGCACGGTGGCAGGACCGCAGCGTGTGCTGGTGAAACCACGAGTGGAGACGATCAAGAATACTGTCACAG GTCCTGGGAGAGAATGTGTGAGTTCTTCTTCCAGTTCTCCACCCAA GAAAATCTCCATTGAGGACTTCGACATTGGTCGGCCGCTTGGAAAGGGCAAATTTGGCAATGTGTACCTTGCAAGGGTGAAGAAACTTCAGGCCATTGTGGCGCTGAAGGTGTTATTCAAGTCACAGATGGAGAAGGAAGGTGTGGAGCATCAGCTCAGGAGAGAAATTGAGATTCAGGCCCATCTCAA GCATCCAAACATTCTTCGCTTCTACAATTATTTCCATGACCGCACGAGGGTGTTCTTAGTGCTGGAGTACGCTCCACGTGGTGAAATGTACAAAGAACTGCAGAAATATGGCCGATTTGATGATCAGCGTACTGCAACG TACATGGAGGAGATATCTGATGCTCTACTCTACTGCCATGAGAAGAAAGTGATTCATCGTGACATCAAGCCAGAGAATCTACTTCTTGGCTATCGTGGAGAGCTGAAAATTGCTGATTTTGGTTGGTCTGTTCATGCTCCTTCTCTGAG ACGTCGCACTATGTGCGGGACGCTGGACTACCTTCCCCCAGAGATGATTGAGGGCCACACCCACAGTGAGAAGGTGGACTTGTGGTGCATTGGAGTCCTCTGCTACGAATGCTTAGTTGGAAACCCGCCTTTTGAAACTGCCAGTCACACAGAAACGTACAAAAGGATTATGAAG GTGGATTTGAACTTTCCCAAAGTTGTCTCTGATGGCGCGCGGGACCTGATCTCCAAGCTGCTTCGTCACAACCCCATCGATCGCCTCTCTCTTCAGAATGTTATTGACCACCAGTGGGTGCGTGCCAACTCTCACAGACTCCTTCCTCCGACCTGCCCCACAAAGAAATCCTGA
- the aurkb gene encoding aurora kinase B isoform X2: MDEFKACNLDYFPENILIDVLSYLSVRELVRAGRVCKRWKRLIKDQRLWRTVDLTAWKGNKENYEPRGLQRSFATPSTVAGPQRVLVKPRVETIKNTVTGPGRECVSSSSSSPPKKISIEDFDIGRPLGKGKFGNVYLARVKKLQAIVALKVLFKSQMEKEGVEHQLRREIEIQAHLKHPNILRFYNYFHDRTRVFLVLEYAPRGEMYKELQKYGRFDDQRTATYMEEISDALLYCHEKKVIHRDIKPENLLLGYRGELKIADFGWSVHAPSLRRRTMCGTLDYLPPEMIEGHTHSEKVDLWCIGVLCYECLVGNPPFETASHTETYKRIMKVDLNFPKVVSDGARDLISKLLRHNPIDRLSLQNVIDHQWVRANSHRLLPPTCPTKKS, from the exons ATGGATGAATTTAAAGCCTGTAACCTGGACTACTTTCCCGAAAACATTTTAATAGATGTGTTGTCGTATTTGAGCGTAAGAGAGCTTGTCAGAGCTGGGAG AGTGTGTAAGAGATGGAAGCGCCTTATTAAAGACCAAAGACTCTGGAGAACAGTCGATCTGACCGCATGGAAAGGG aaTAAGGAAAATTATGAGCCCAGGGGTCTCCAAAGATCG TTTGCAACCCCGAGCACGGTGGCAGGACCGCAGCGTGTGCTGGTGAAACCACGAGTGGAGACGATCAAGAATACTGTCACAG GTCCTGGGAGAGAATGTGTGAGTTCTTCTTCCAGTTCTCCACCCAA GAAAATCTCCATTGAGGACTTCGACATTGGTCGGCCGCTTGGAAAGGGCAAATTTGGCAATGTGTACCTTGCAAGGGTGAAGAAACTTCAGGCCATTGTGGCGCTGAAGGTGTTATTCAAGTCACAGATGGAGAAGGAAGGTGTGGAGCATCAGCTCAGGAGAGAAATTGAGATTCAGGCCCATCTCAA GCATCCAAACATTCTTCGCTTCTACAATTATTTCCATGACCGCACGAGGGTGTTCTTAGTGCTGGAGTACGCTCCACGTGGTGAAATGTACAAAGAACTGCAGAAATATGGCCGATTTGATGATCAGCGTACTGCAACG TACATGGAGGAGATATCTGATGCTCTACTCTACTGCCATGAGAAGAAAGTGATTCATCGTGACATCAAGCCAGAGAATCTACTTCTTGGCTATCGTGGAGAGCTGAAAATTGCTGATTTTGGTTGGTCTGTTCATGCTCCTTCTCTGAG ACGTCGCACTATGTGCGGGACGCTGGACTACCTTCCCCCAGAGATGATTGAGGGCCACACCCACAGTGAGAAGGTGGACTTGTGGTGCATTGGAGTCCTCTGCTACGAATGCTTAGTTGGAAACCCGCCTTTTGAAACTGCCAGTCACACAGAAACGTACAAAAGGATTATGAAG GTGGATTTGAACTTTCCCAAAGTTGTCTCTGATGGCGCGCGGGACCTGATCTCCAAGCTGCTTCGTCACAACCCCATCGATCGCCTCTCTCTTCAGAATGTTATTGACCACCAGTGGGTGCGTGCCAACTCTCACAGACTCCTTCCTCCGACCTGCCCCACAAAGAAATCCTGA